AGGCGCACCGGGCCCAGCGAGCGGCGTCCGGTGAAGGCGTAATCGTAGGCCTCGTCCACGTACCACTTGTTGAACAGCACCTGGTAAACGGGAGGCGCGATCGCGTCGATGGGCTCGCGGTAATCCTTCTCCGCCTTGCCGTAGGAACGCTTCGCCAGGCCCCACCCGGCAAACGCCGCGCCCACCGAGAGCAGCATCAGCAGGTACTCGGTGTTGTCGTGCTTGGGCGCTTCAGCCGTAGCCGCTGCGGCATGCGCTTCACCCTCCGCCGCAGCCTCGCGAGCGAACACCGGCTCCAGGTATTTCTCGAAACGATTGGAGCCGCCCAGCGCCGGCGACACTCCCAGGAATCCGGCCAGCACCGAACCGGCCGCCAGCACCACCAGCGGCCCGGTCATGGACTTGGGCGACTCGTGGATGTGGTGCTCCACCTCGTGGTCCACCCGCGACGGGCTCCAGAAGGTCAGATAGATAAGCCGGAACATGTAGAACGAGGTCATCACCGCGGTGGCGAAACCGATGACCCACAACGCGCGGAAGGCGCCGTTCTCCGCCGACCACGCCTGCCACAGGATCTCGTCCTTGGAGAAGAAGCCGGCCAGCGGCGGCACGCCGGCGATGGCCAGCGTCCCTACCAGCATGGTCTTGAAGGTGGTCGGGATCTTCCCTGCCATCGCTCCCATCTTCTGCATGTTCTGCTCGCCGGAAAGCGCGTGGATCACCGAACCGGAGCCCAGGAACAGCAGCGCCTTGAAGAAGGAGTGCGTGAACACGTGGAACACCCCGGCGGCGAACGCGCCCACACCCAGCGCCAGGAACATGTACCCGAGCTGCGACACCGTCGAGTAGGCCAGTACGCGCTTGATGTCGTTCTGCACCAGGCCGATCGAGGCCGCGAAGATCGCCGTCACCGCGCCGATGATCGCCACCACCTTCATCGCTTCCGGCGCCAGCACGAACAGCGCGTTGGAACGCGCCACCATGTACACGCCCGCGGTCACCATGGTCGCCGCGTGGATCAGCGCCGAAACTGGCGTCGGGCCTTCCATCGCGTCCGGCAGCCAGACATACAGCGGCACCTGCGCCGACTTGCCGCACGCTCCTACGAACAACAGCAGGCAGGCGGCGGTGATGACCGGGTCGCCCGTCTGGAAGTGTCCGCTGCGCGCCAGTTCGTTCACCACCGTGTACTTCACCGACCCCAAGTACCAGGCGATGGTGAACATTCCCATCAGGAAGCCGGCGTCACCCACGCGATTGACTATGAATGCCTTGTTGGCCGCGGTCGAGGCCGAATGTCTCAGGAAATAAAAGCCGATCAGCAGGTAGGAACAGAGACCCACGCCCTCCCACCCCACGAACATCATGGCGTAGTTGTTCCCCAGGACCAGGGTGAGCATGGCGAACATGAACAGGTTCAGATAGCCGAAGAAGCGGTAATAGCCGCCCTCGTGCCCCATGTAGCCGATGCTGTAGATGTGGATCAGCATGCCCACGCCGGTCACGAACAGCAGCCAGATCGCCGACAGCGGATCCAGCAGGAACCCGGCCTCGGCCTTGAAGTTGGCGAATTTCGCGTCGCGCGTGGCGTAGCCCAGGTTGCCGGTGTCGCTGCCCAGCCAGGTGTACATCACCTTCTCGAAGGGCTTGCCGTGGTTTGCCGCCGAGTAGTCGCTGAGCTGCCACACCGCGCCGCAGGCCATCAAGAACGACAGCACTACCACGCCCACGCAGATGACGCTCACCGCCCGCTTCGACACCTTCCGGCCGAAGAAAAACATCATGGCCGCCCCGAACGCCGGCAGCAGCGGAATCACCCATATGTACTCTAAGAAGAACATTTCGTTTTTCTCACCAGCTACTAGCTACCACTTGAGCAGATCGATATCGTCGGCGTTCACCGTCTCTTTGTTCCGGAAGAGCGCGATCAGGATGCCCAGCCCCACCGCAGCTTCCGCCGCCGCGTCGGTGATCACGAAGACCGAGAACACCTGTCCTTGCAGGTTGTACAGCCGCGAGAACGCCACCAGGTTCAGGTTCACCGCGTTCAGGATCAGCTCGATGGACATCAGGATGATGACGATGTTGCGCCGCGTCAGCACCCCGATGGTGCCGATGATGAACAGCGCCGCCGCCACCACCAGGTAATGTAAGGTCGTGATCTCCATCTCTTCTCTTCCTCTGCGCCCCTCGTGCCTACCCTTGCGTCCTTTGCATTGAGCTTTTGCTTCTCAATTCCTCAATTCCCCAATTACCCGATTACTCAATTACCCAATTACGCAATCCGCCTAGATCCTCTTCTTCGCCATCACCACCGCTCCCACGATGGCCACCAGTAGCAGCAGCGACGCTATTTCGAAGGGCAGCAGGTAGTTCCGGTACAGCATCAGTCCGACGTCCTGGGTATTGCTGCTCTCCGACATCACCACGTTCTTAGTCGGGAAGATGGCGCTTCCTCTCGCGTACACCGCCACGAACAGCGCGCCCAGCGCCAGCGCCGCCAGGACACCGGCCAGCCACTGTTTGTTGAACTGCTCCTCCACCATGGTCCGGTCGATGTTCACCAGCATGATCACGAACAGGAACAGCACCATGATTCCGCCGACGTAGAGGATGATCTGCACGGCAGCGACGAACGGCGCATACAGCATCAGGTACAGCCCGGCTAGCGACAGCAGCGTGAAGATCAACGAGATCGCCGAGTGCACCGCGTTGCGCCGCGTGATCACCAGCATCGCGCTGACCACCGCGATCCCCGACAGAAAGTAAAAGAAGAACGGCGTGGCGACTGGGTTCATTTCACGTACACCGTCGGTTCCGGCCCCTTCTCCAGCCGCTCCCGGTCCAGGATCAGACCCTCGCGGCTGTACAGGGCGATTTCGAAGTCCTGGGTGAGCTCCAGCGCATCGGTCGAGCAG
The window above is part of the Terriglobia bacterium genome. Proteins encoded here:
- the nuoL gene encoding NADH-quinone oxidoreductase subunit L gives rise to the protein MFFLEYIWVIPLLPAFGAAMMFFFGRKVSKRAVSVICVGVVVLSFLMACGAVWQLSDYSAANHGKPFEKVMYTWLGSDTGNLGYATRDAKFANFKAEAGFLLDPLSAIWLLFVTGVGMLIHIYSIGYMGHEGGYYRFFGYLNLFMFAMLTLVLGNNYAMMFVGWEGVGLCSYLLIGFYFLRHSASTAANKAFIVNRVGDAGFLMGMFTIAWYLGSVKYTVVNELARSGHFQTGDPVITAACLLLFVGACGKSAQVPLYVWLPDAMEGPTPVSALIHAATMVTAGVYMVARSNALFVLAPEAMKVVAIIGAVTAIFAASIGLVQNDIKRVLAYSTVSQLGYMFLALGVGAFAAGVFHVFTHSFFKALLFLGSGSVIHALSGEQNMQKMGAMAGKIPTTFKTMLVGTLAIAGVPPLAGFFSKDEILWQAWSAENGAFRALWVIGFATAVMTSFYMFRLIYLTFWSPSRVDHEVEHHIHESPKSMTGPLVVLAAGSVLAGFLGVSPALGGSNRFEKYLEPVFAREAAAEGEAHAAAATAEAPKHDNTEYLLMLLSVGAAFAGWGLAKRSYGKAEKDYREPIDAIAPPVYQVLFNKWYVDEAYDYAFTGRRSLGPVRLGAMGLGEAAWKFDANFVDGGVNGAGWFTRFTSSVSMWFDKWVVDGVGVHTVPILTLGGSYVSRLVQWGLVQWYAFVMVIGLLGFVVYYLAR
- the nuoK gene encoding NADH-quinone oxidoreductase subunit NuoK; the protein is MEITTLHYLVVAAALFIIGTIGVLTRRNIVIILMSIELILNAVNLNLVAFSRLYNLQGQVFSVFVITDAAAEAAVGLGILIALFRNKETVNADDIDLLKW
- a CDS encoding NADH-quinone oxidoreductase subunit J, which encodes MLVITRRNAVHSAISLIFTLLSLAGLYLMLYAPFVAAVQIILYVGGIMVLFLFVIMLVNIDRTMVEEQFNKQWLAGVLAALALGALFVAVYARGSAIFPTKNVVMSESSNTQDVGLMLYRNYLLPFEIASLLLLVAIVGAVVMAKKRI